One Hemitrygon akajei chromosome 11, sHemAka1.3, whole genome shotgun sequence DNA segment encodes these proteins:
- the LOC140735275 gene encoding immunoglobulin superfamily member 6-like isoform X2 encodes MVPRERLPRLLVLLLQAMQLHTAGVAAEVCTVTVNQAPHIVHQLDNNLTISCNFTTRHCSGSPVVTWFSIHGSKSTSQCLDHCKFEEENDKSHSDSSTQSWVANLNISRVSWEDSGIYYCGVAYPNIPGQPRLMGNGTTLRIGGQKRSILWLQLLMVSILSLYAICITVYLVQTLQSLKSVDLLRRNPSEVPGKAHTSRAVKALTNELNYKFRKGSNDPSSQPQLQSHSAAPDDSIYQNM; translated from the exons GTGTGGCCGCAGAGGTATGCACTGTAACAGTCAACCAGGCTCCTCACATTGTTCATCAGCTGGACAACAACCTGACCATCTCCTGTAATTTCACCACCCGTCACTGCAGTGGGTCTCCCGTGGTCACCTGGTTCAGTATCCACGGCAGCAAATCCACAAGCCAGTGCTTGGATCACTGCAAGTTTGAGGAGGAAAACGACAAGTCCCACTCGGACAGCTCAACCCAGAGCTGGGTCGCAAACCTGAATATCTCGAGGGTCAGCTGGGAGGACAGCGGCATTTACTACTGTGGTGTGGCATACCCCAACATCCCTGGGCAGCCCAGGCTGATGGGAAACGGTACAACACTGAGGATTGGAG GTCAGAAGAGATCGATTCTGTGGCTCCAGTTACTAATGGTCAGCATCCTGTCCCTCTACGCTATCTGTATCACCGTTTACCTCGTG CAAACCCTCCAGTCGCTGAAGAGTGTCGATCTCCTGCGTAGAAACCCCAGCGAAGTT cCGGGCAAGGCACACACGAGTCGTGCGGTAAAAGCCCTCACCAACGAGCTCAACTACAAGTTCCGCAAGGGGAGTAATGACCCCTCTTCT CAGCCACAGCTGCAGAGCCACAGTGCTGCCCCTGATGATTCCATCTATCAGAACATGTGA